The proteins below are encoded in one region of Qipengyuania sp. HL-TH1:
- a CDS encoding enoyl-CoA hydratase/isomerase family protein produces the protein MTETVDLHTHTHGRTGHLSLNRPKALHALTLDMCHAMSAALAGWACDDGIEAVILDHAEGRGFCAGGDINLLRHSALNDGGKSGREFFHDEYRLNHQMFEYGKPIVAFMDGITMGGGVGIALPCKYRVATENTRFAMPESGIGLFPDVGGGWHLSRLGGRLGQFLAVTGARLDGAECVWAGIATHYLPAEKLAEAKARIIEHPDRIGGILSELSTTPPPARLEENAALIKKHFASDRYEDILASLEADDSEWAAKELATLRGKSPQTCKVALRQLSESEQLGSFADNMRMEYRIASRVLTRPDFAEGVRAVIVDKTNDPQWDPAAPEDVSEELIDCIFAPLPEGEEWTPLER, from the coding sequence ATGACTGAAACCGTCGACCTTCACACCCACACCCATGGCCGCACCGGCCATCTCTCGCTCAACCGCCCCAAGGCGCTGCATGCGCTGACGCTCGACATGTGCCACGCGATGAGCGCGGCGCTCGCCGGTTGGGCGTGCGACGACGGCATCGAGGCCGTCATCCTCGATCATGCCGAAGGGCGCGGCTTCTGCGCGGGGGGCGACATCAATCTGCTGCGCCATTCCGCACTCAACGATGGCGGGAAAAGCGGGCGCGAGTTCTTCCACGACGAATACCGGCTCAACCACCAGATGTTCGAATACGGCAAGCCGATCGTCGCCTTCATGGACGGCATCACCATGGGCGGCGGCGTCGGTATCGCACTGCCGTGCAAATATCGCGTCGCGACCGAGAACACGCGCTTTGCCATGCCCGAAAGCGGCATCGGCCTCTTCCCCGACGTCGGCGGTGGCTGGCACCTGTCGCGGCTGGGCGGGCGGCTCGGCCAGTTCCTCGCGGTGACCGGTGCGCGGCTCGACGGTGCGGAATGCGTCTGGGCGGGTATCGCCACGCATTACCTGCCGGCCGAGAAACTCGCCGAAGCCAAGGCCCGGATTATCGAGCATCCCGACCGGATCGGCGGAATCCTGTCCGAACTTTCCACCACCCCGCCGCCCGCGCGGCTGGAAGAGAATGCCGCGCTGATCAAGAAGCACTTCGCCTCGGATCGCTACGAGGACATCCTCGCCAGCCTCGAGGCAGACGACAGCGAATGGGCGGCGAAGGAGCTCGCCACGCTACGCGGCAAGAGCCCGCAGACCTGCAAGGTCGCGCTGCGCCAGCTGAGCGAGAGCGAACAACTCGGCAGCTTCGCCGACAACATGCGCATGGAATATCGCATCGCCAGCCGCGTGCTGACCCGGCCCGATTTCGCCGAGGGCGTGCGCGCGGTGATCGTCGACAAGACGAACGACCCGCAATGGGACCCCGCAGCGCCCGAGGACGTGAGCGAAGAACTGATCGACTGCATCTTCGCCCCGCTTCCCGAGGGCGAGGAATGGACGCCGCTCGAACGGTGA
- the mmsB gene encoding 3-hydroxyisobutyrate dehydrogenase translates to MKIAFIGLGNMGGGMAANLVKAGHAVNAFDLSEGALATAKDNGCTPFTDAAEAVQGVDAVVSMLPNGGIVKSVYEGSVIGKAPAGAVLLDCSTIDVATAKEVIAEAEAAGYDMVDAPVSGGIAAANGGTLTFMVGGTEKAFKRAEEVLNAMGKAVIHAGDAGAGQTAKICNNMLLAISMIGTAEAMKMAEKLGLDPQKFYEISSQSSGYCWSLNAYTPLPGVGVESPADKDYQGGFATGLMLKDLKLAMEAAETADASTPLGRHAKELYEQFAEYNAGLDFSAIIKTL, encoded by the coding sequence ATGAAAATCGCCTTTATCGGCCTCGGCAATATGGGCGGCGGGATGGCCGCCAACCTCGTGAAGGCCGGGCATGCCGTGAATGCCTTCGACCTTTCGGAAGGAGCGCTCGCGACAGCTAAGGACAACGGCTGCACGCCCTTCACCGATGCCGCCGAGGCCGTTCAAGGCGTCGATGCGGTGGTTTCAATGCTGCCCAATGGCGGGATCGTGAAGTCGGTCTACGAGGGCAGCGTCATCGGCAAGGCGCCCGCAGGCGCGGTGCTGCTCGATTGCTCGACCATCGACGTTGCCACCGCGAAGGAGGTTATCGCCGAGGCCGAGGCCGCCGGTTACGACATGGTCGATGCGCCGGTCTCAGGCGGGATCGCGGCGGCGAATGGCGGCACGCTGACCTTCATGGTCGGCGGCACCGAGAAAGCGTTCAAGCGCGCCGAAGAGGTGCTCAACGCGATGGGCAAGGCGGTGATCCACGCGGGCGACGCTGGGGCGGGCCAGACCGCCAAGATCTGCAACAACATGCTGCTCGCCATCTCGATGATCGGCACTGCCGAGGCGATGAAAATGGCCGAGAAGCTCGGCCTCGATCCGCAGAAGTTTTACGAGATATCGAGCCAGTCCTCGGGCTATTGCTGGTCGCTCAATGCCTACACCCCCCTGCCCGGCGTCGGCGTCGAAAGCCCGGCGGACAAGGATTACCAGGGCGGTTTCGCCACGGGACTGATGCTCAAGGATCTCAAGCTGGCGATGGAGGCGGCCGAGACCGCCGATGCCTCGACCCCGCTCGGGCGCCACGCCAAGGAGCTTTACGAGCAATTCGCCGAGTACAATGCGGGGCTCGATTTCAGCGCAATCATCAAGACGCTCTGA
- a CDS encoding RidA family protein: MTRRRAFTGSPFEAQFGFARAVRDGNRILVAGTGPIEDDGSSTPGGAAAEAERCFVLILRAIEELGGSAKDVVRTRMLLTDPADQEAVGEVHARFFGEAPPAATMAGVAWLCRPEWKVEIEAEAIIEG; the protein is encoded by the coding sequence ATGACGCGCCGCCGCGCCTTCACCGGCTCCCCGTTCGAAGCGCAGTTCGGCTTCGCCCGCGCGGTGCGTGACGGCAATCGCATTCTCGTTGCGGGGACCGGACCGATCGAAGATGACGGCAGTTCCACCCCGGGCGGCGCCGCGGCCGAGGCCGAACGCTGTTTCGTGCTCATCCTGCGCGCGATCGAGGAACTGGGCGGCAGCGCGAAGGATGTCGTGCGCACGCGGATGCTGTTGACCGATCCGGCAGATCAGGAAGCGGTCGGCGAAGTTCATGCCCGCTTCTTTGGCGAGGCCCCGCCCGCCGCAACGATGGCAGGTGTGGCCTGGCTCTGCCGACCGGAATGGAAAGTCGAAATCGAGGCCGAAGCAATCATCGAAGGCTGA
- a CDS encoding NTP transferase domain-containing protein translates to MTQDNNGKVTALIMAGKRSGVLDPLAERANVAQKCVVPVGGMPMIERVVMNVAASPRIGEIRVVAHEADEIAAIPSIAKLQAEGRLVFKPGAFNLVDSVFAGAEGADYPILITTADNCLWLPEDFTEFADKAIASGAGAAAALAHKEDVQAADPEGQKKFYEFSDGGYSNCNAYWIGSPQALAAAEIMRGGGQFVKFPKRIAKAFGVINLIRFFLGWGTKEKLFAQVSRRFGFAMVPIEMSHGHCAIDVDNERTFQVTEKLLTKRLATI, encoded by the coding sequence ATGACACAAGACAACAATGGCAAGGTCACCGCGCTGATCATGGCGGGCAAGCGGTCGGGCGTGCTCGATCCACTCGCCGAGCGCGCCAATGTGGCCCAGAAATGCGTTGTTCCCGTCGGCGGCATGCCGATGATCGAGCGCGTTGTGATGAATGTCGCCGCCAGCCCGCGCATCGGCGAAATCCGCGTCGTGGCGCATGAGGCGGACGAGATCGCCGCCATTCCCTCGATTGCCAAGCTCCAGGCCGAGGGCCGGCTGGTGTTCAAGCCCGGCGCGTTCAATCTCGTCGACAGCGTCTTTGCCGGGGCCGAGGGTGCGGACTATCCGATCCTCATCACTACTGCCGACAATTGCCTATGGCTGCCCGAGGACTTTACCGAATTCGCCGACAAGGCGATTGCCAGTGGTGCGGGCGCTGCAGCTGCCCTGGCGCACAAGGAAGACGTTCAGGCCGCGGACCCCGAAGGGCAGAAGAAGTTCTACGAATTTTCCGATGGCGGCTATTCGAACTGCAATGCCTATTGGATCGGCAGTCCGCAGGCACTTGCGGCGGCCGAGATCATGCGCGGCGGCGGGCAGTTCGTGAAATTCCCGAAGCGCATCGCCAAGGCTTTCGGCGTGATCAATCTGATCCGCTTCTTCCTCGGCTGGGGCACCAAGGAAAAGCTCTTCGCGCAGGTTTCGCGCCGGTTCGGCTTCGCCATGGTGCCGATCGAAATGAGCCACGGGCACTGCGCCATCGATGTCGACAACGAGCGGACGTTCCAGGTCACCGAAAAGCTGCTGACCAAGCGGCTCGCCACCATCTGA
- a CDS encoding enoyl-CoA hydratase-related protein codes for MAYETITVEQRDAVTLITLNRPKALNALNSTILAELTEAFAAYEADKSQLCAVLTGSGDKAFAAGADIKEMSEKAAADFYLEDFFSPWTSEIVKKTRKPWIAAVNGFALGGGCELAMMADFIIASENAKFGQPEIKLGVAPGMGGSQRLTKAVGKSKAMEMCLTGRMMDAAEAERSNLVARVVPHDTLLDEALKTAAQIASMPPMAAIANKEMVNAAFETSLDQGLIIERRIFQILAASEDKAEGMAAFVEKREGKWKGR; via the coding sequence TTGGCTTACGAAACCATCACCGTCGAACAGCGGGACGCGGTCACGCTGATCACGCTCAACCGTCCCAAGGCGCTCAACGCGCTCAACAGCACGATCCTTGCGGAACTGACCGAGGCCTTCGCCGCCTATGAAGCGGACAAAAGCCAGCTCTGCGCGGTTCTGACCGGATCGGGCGACAAGGCCTTTGCCGCGGGCGCGGACATCAAGGAAATGAGCGAGAAAGCCGCGGCCGATTTCTACCTCGAGGATTTCTTCAGCCCCTGGACGAGCGAGATCGTCAAGAAAACGCGCAAGCCGTGGATCGCGGCGGTCAACGGCTTCGCGCTGGGCGGCGGCTGCGAGCTCGCCATGATGGCCGATTTCATCATCGCCAGCGAAAACGCCAAGTTCGGCCAGCCCGAGATCAAGCTGGGCGTCGCGCCGGGCATGGGCGGATCGCAGCGTCTGACCAAGGCGGTCGGCAAGTCCAAGGCGATGGAGATGTGCCTCACCGGCCGGATGATGGATGCCGCGGAAGCCGAGCGCAGCAATCTCGTCGCGCGCGTGGTCCCGCATGACACGCTGCTCGACGAAGCGCTGAAAACCGCCGCGCAGATCGCGAGTATGCCGCCGATGGCCGCGATCGCAAACAAGGAAATGGTCAATGCGGCCTTCGAAACCAGCCTCGACCAGGGCTTGATCATCGAACGCCGTATTTTCCAGATCCTCGCCGCGAGCGAGGACAAGGCCGAAGGCATGGCTGCCTTCGTCGAGAAGCGCGAAGGCAAGTGGAAGGGGCGGTAA
- a CDS encoding acyl-CoA dehydrogenase family protein produces the protein MTGQFQLTEEQLAIQEVAQRFTADNITPHAGEWDQTSHFPVDVIKQSAELGFGAIYVSEEAGGIGLGRLEAALIMEAMAYGCPATSSFISIHNMAAWMIDRFGGDELKGRYLPELVTMEKIASYALTEPGSGSDAAGLKTGARLDGDHYVLNGTKQFISGAGFNDVYVTMVRTGEHKTKGITCLVIDKDTPGVSFGKPEKKLGWNASPTAQLIFEDARVPVANRVGPEGDGFRYAMMGLDGGRLNIGACSLGGAQRCLDEAVKYTKERQQFGQAIADFQNTQFMLADMATELEAARALLYLAAAKVTDNAPDKSKFSAMAKRLATDSGSNVVNNALQLFGGYGYLKEYPIERFWRDLRVHSILEGTNQVMRMIVGREMLRQ, from the coding sequence ATGACAGGACAATTCCAGCTTACCGAAGAGCAGCTCGCGATCCAGGAAGTGGCGCAGCGCTTTACCGCCGACAACATCACTCCGCATGCCGGCGAATGGGACCAGACCTCGCATTTCCCGGTCGATGTGATCAAGCAGAGCGCCGAGCTCGGCTTCGGCGCAATCTACGTATCCGAAGAAGCCGGCGGTATCGGCCTGGGCCGGCTCGAAGCGGCGCTGATCATGGAAGCCATGGCCTATGGCTGCCCTGCGACCAGCTCGTTCATCTCGATCCACAACATGGCCGCCTGGATGATCGACCGGTTCGGGGGCGACGAACTGAAGGGCCGCTACCTGCCCGAGCTCGTCACCATGGAGAAGATCGCCAGCTATGCGCTGACCGAACCCGGCAGCGGATCCGACGCGGCGGGGCTCAAGACCGGCGCCAGGCTCGATGGCGATCACTACGTGCTCAACGGCACCAAGCAGTTCATCTCGGGTGCGGGCTTCAACGACGTCTATGTCACCATGGTTCGCACGGGCGAGCACAAGACCAAGGGCATCACCTGCCTGGTGATCGACAAGGACACCCCCGGCGTGTCCTTCGGCAAGCCGGAGAAGAAGCTCGGCTGGAATGCCAGCCCGACCGCGCAGCTGATCTTCGAGGATGCACGGGTGCCCGTCGCCAACCGCGTCGGCCCCGAAGGCGACGGCTTCCGCTATGCCATGATGGGGCTCGACGGCGGCCGCCTGAACATCGGCGCCTGCTCGCTCGGCGGGGCGCAGCGCTGTCTCGACGAGGCGGTGAAGTACACCAAGGAACGCCAGCAGTTCGGCCAGGCGATCGCCGATTTCCAGAACACGCAGTTCATGCTCGCCGACATGGCGACCGAATTGGAAGCGGCGCGCGCGCTGCTCTATCTCGCGGCCGCGAAGGTCACCGACAATGCGCCCGACAAGAGCAAGTTCTCCGCCATGGCCAAGCGGCTGGCGACCGATAGCGGCAGCAATGTCGTCAACAATGCGCTGCAATTGTTCGGCGGCTATGGCTATCTGAAAGAATACCCCATCGAACGCTTCTGGCGCGATTTGCGCGTCCATTCGATCCTCGAAGGCACCAATCAGGTCATGCGCATGATCGTGGGCCGGGAGATGCTCCGCCAATGA
- a CDS encoding lipopolysaccharide biosynthesis protein, with protein MHRLLRNIGWLLTGRGLNAVLSIIYLALATRTLGLDHFGYFAIILALGQTVTGLANFQTWQFVVRWGADEDGPADATGFAIALDLLSVALGLVLAAALVGSAPLWLPLPDELLPVAFGYCVISLLAIRTTPTGLLRLRFAYARTTAAEAVQPVVRAAGAAIAAIAMPTVTGFILAWAAAEIAVAVSLWIAAGRLERINLSRISLRHIPRAHPGAWRFVWSTNMSGSLNVGAKQVLILLVGAIGGETAAGGYRVASQLGQALVSLAQTVSKAIYPELVHARETAHDMARRMANIALIAGVLAVLVTLFFGRTALVLIAGPEFRVFWTMVILAIAGAIELVGASLESLLVSAGRAGTAFLIRAIPTIIGLALLEVAMGWNGLKGAAFTVMGASALSVLGFWVAIISLAQITITVKPAPELPPKG; from the coding sequence ATGCATCGCCTGCTCCGCAATATCGGTTGGTTGCTGACCGGGCGCGGCCTCAACGCCGTTTTGAGCATCATCTACCTGGCGCTCGCCACGCGGACGCTGGGGCTCGACCATTTCGGCTATTTCGCGATCATCCTAGCGCTGGGGCAGACGGTCACCGGGCTGGCCAATTTCCAGACCTGGCAATTCGTCGTGCGCTGGGGTGCGGACGAGGACGGGCCCGCCGATGCGACCGGCTTCGCGATTGCGCTCGACCTGCTGTCGGTCGCGCTGGGCCTCGTGCTGGCAGCCGCGCTGGTGGGGAGCGCACCGCTCTGGCTGCCGCTGCCCGACGAGCTATTACCGGTGGCCTTCGGCTATTGCGTGATCTCGCTGCTGGCGATCCGCACCACCCCCACCGGCCTGCTGCGGCTGCGCTTCGCCTATGCGCGCACCACCGCGGCCGAAGCGGTGCAACCAGTGGTGCGCGCGGCGGGCGCGGCAATTGCCGCAATCGCCATGCCGACCGTGACCGGCTTTATCCTCGCCTGGGCCGCCGCAGAAATCGCGGTGGCCGTATCCTTGTGGATCGCGGCCGGCCGGCTCGAGCGGATCAACCTCTCGCGCATCAGCCTGCGCCATATTCCGCGCGCGCATCCGGGTGCCTGGCGCTTCGTCTGGTCGACCAATATGTCGGGCAGCCTCAATGTCGGCGCCAAGCAGGTGCTGATCCTGCTGGTCGGCGCGATCGGCGGCGAAACCGCGGCGGGCGGGTACCGCGTCGCCAGCCAGCTGGGACAGGCGCTCGTCAGCCTGGCGCAGACAGTCTCCAAGGCGATCTATCCCGAACTGGTCCATGCCCGGGAAACGGCGCATGACATGGCCCGGCGGATGGCCAATATCGCGCTGATCGCCGGGGTGCTGGCGGTGCTGGTAACGCTGTTCTTCGGCCGCACCGCGCTGGTCCTGATCGCGGGACCCGAATTCCGCGTGTTCTGGACCATGGTGATTCTTGCCATCGCGGGCGCGATCGAACTGGTCGGGGCCAGTCTCGAATCGCTGCTGGTCAGCGCCGGCCGGGCAGGCACCGCCTTCCTGATCCGCGCGATCCCCACGATCATCGGCCTGGCGCTGCTCGAAGTGGCGATGGGCTGGAACGGGCTGAAGGGCGCCGCCTTCACAGTGATGGGCGCGTCCGCGCTGTCGGTGCTCGGTTTCTGGGTTGCGATCATCTCGCTGGCGCAGATCACGATCACCGTGAAGCCCGCGCCCGAGCTGCCGCCCAAGGGTTAG